A single region of the Leptolyngbya subtilissima AS-A7 genome encodes:
- a CDS encoding histidine phosphatase family protein, producing the protein MVRHGQSTYNQLKLIQGHCDESELTPEGEAQALQVGQALVGIPFDGVWASPLKRARKTAEIIAAELRTQIAGLTPTFTDDLKEICLPLWEGVAFSEAEAQHPETFHQWRTDPANLVMAVPQADGTTVDFYPIRELYQQAARFWQGLLAEHQGKTLLVVAHSAINRALISTAIGLGPEYFNNLHQANCSISVLNFEGGWGSPVQVEAMNLTSHMGAPLPEMRRGHKGPRMLLVRHGETEWNRQGRFQGQIDVPLNDNGRAQGAKAAEFLKPVAIDAAYTSFMARPKETAEIILQHHPGLTLHSVNELREISHGEWEGLYESEIESSYPGLLEQWQSAPETVQMPGGENLEEVWMRSIAAWKEIVAAHSGGDEVQTILVVAHDAVNKALLCHVLGMGPESFWRFKQGNGAVSVIDYPNGIDSAPVLTTANVTIHLSGSVLDKTAAGAL; encoded by the coding sequence ATCGTTCGTCACGGGCAGAGCACCTACAACCAGCTCAAACTCATTCAAGGCCACTGCGACGAGTCAGAGCTGACCCCCGAGGGCGAGGCCCAGGCGCTCCAGGTGGGGCAGGCGTTGGTGGGCATTCCCTTTGATGGGGTGTGGGCCAGCCCTCTCAAACGCGCGCGCAAAACCGCTGAGATTATCGCCGCCGAGCTGCGGACGCAGATTGCGGGCTTAACCCCCACCTTTACCGACGACCTCAAAGAAATTTGCCTGCCGCTGTGGGAGGGTGTCGCCTTTAGCGAAGCCGAGGCTCAGCACCCCGAGACCTTCCATCAGTGGCGCACCGACCCAGCTAACCTGGTGATGGCAGTGCCCCAGGCCGATGGCACAACGGTCGATTTTTACCCCATTCGCGAGCTGTATCAGCAGGCAGCGCGGTTTTGGCAGGGCTTGCTGGCCGAGCACCAGGGCAAAACCCTGCTCGTGGTCGCCCACAGCGCCATCAACCGAGCGCTGATTAGCACCGCCATTGGGCTGGGGCCAGAATATTTCAACAACCTGCACCAGGCCAATTGCAGCATTAGCGTGCTGAACTTTGAAGGGGGCTGGGGCAGCCCGGTACAGGTTGAGGCCATGAACCTGACCAGCCATATGGGAGCACCGCTGCCCGAGATGCGGCGCGGTCACAAAGGCCCCCGCATGCTGCTGGTGCGCCACGGCGAAACCGAGTGGAACCGCCAGGGCCGCTTTCAGGGCCAGATCGATGTGCCCCTCAACGACAACGGTCGCGCCCAGGGTGCTAAAGCAGCAGAATTTCTCAAACCGGTGGCGATCGATGCGGCCTACACCAGCTTTATGGCGCGGCCCAAAGAAACGGCGGAAATCATTTTGCAGCACCATCCGGGGCTGACCCTGCACTCGGTCAACGAGCTGCGAGAGATTAGCCACGGTGAATGGGAAGGGCTCTACGAATCTGAGATCGAGAGCAGCTATCCGGGGCTGCTGGAGCAGTGGCAAAGCGCTCCCGAAACTGTGCAGATGCCGGGGGGCGAGAACCTGGAGGAGGTGTGGATGCGATCGATCGCCGCCTGGAAGGAAATTGTCGCGGCCCACAGCGGCGGCGACGAGGTGCAAACCATTCTCGTTGTGGCTCACGATGCGGTGAATAAGGCGCTGCTCTGTCACGTGCTGGGCATGGGGCCAGAGTCTTTTTGGCGGTTTAAGCAGGGCAACGGTGCAGTCAGCGTGATCGACTACCCCAACGGCATCGACAGCGCCCCGGTGCTGACCACGGCCAATGTTACGATTCACCTCTCGGGCAGCGTGCTCGATAAGACCGCAGCGGGGGCACTGTGA
- a CDS encoding TIGR03885 family FMN-dependent LLM class oxidoreductase, translating to MVKFAYHASHEQFAPSALLGWAQKAEQAGFTAVTSSDHFHPWSERQGECGFAWSWLGAAMHATSLPFGVVCAPGQRYHPAIIAQAAATLGEMFSDRFWVALGTGQAMNEAITGQPWPIKAERNARLKECVDVIRALWAGETVTHHGLVQVEEAKLYSRPANPPRIMGAAITPKTAEWVGSWADGLITISHPHDKLREMVEAFRRGGGEHKPMYLKVQLSYAQDQETALHGAHDQWRTNIFESQVLSDFRVPSQFDAAATFVKPEDMYQYVRVSADPQQHIEWLQKDIELGFETISLHNVNREQQQFIEVFGEKVLPFLK from the coding sequence ATGGTGAAATTTGCTTATCACGCTTCCCACGAGCAGTTTGCCCCCAGCGCGCTGCTGGGCTGGGCTCAAAAAGCAGAACAGGCTGGCTTTACCGCCGTCACCTCCTCCGACCACTTTCATCCCTGGAGCGAGCGCCAGGGAGAATGCGGTTTTGCCTGGTCTTGGCTAGGGGCGGCTATGCATGCGACCTCGCTGCCCTTTGGTGTTGTCTGCGCCCCTGGCCAACGTTACCATCCCGCCATTATTGCCCAGGCGGCAGCAACCTTGGGGGAGATGTTCAGCGATCGCTTTTGGGTTGCCCTAGGCACCGGCCAGGCGATGAACGAAGCGATTACCGGCCAGCCCTGGCCAATCAAAGCCGAGCGCAATGCGCGGCTTAAAGAATGCGTAGACGTGATCCGTGCCCTTTGGGCTGGCGAAACCGTCACCCACCACGGTCTAGTGCAGGTAGAAGAGGCCAAACTCTATTCCCGCCCCGCCAACCCGCCCCGCATTATGGGGGCGGCCATTACCCCCAAAACCGCTGAGTGGGTGGGAAGTTGGGCCGACGGCTTAATTACTATTTCTCACCCCCATGACAAACTGCGGGAGATGGTTGAGGCTTTTCGGCGCGGCGGCGGCGAGCACAAGCCGATGTACTTAAAGGTGCAGCTTTCCTACGCCCAAGACCAAGAAACGGCACTGCACGGAGCCCACGACCAGTGGCGCACCAATATTTTTGAAAGCCAGGTGCTGTCCGATTTTAGGGTTCCTAGCCAGTTTGATGCCGCTGCCACCTTTGTCAAGCCAGAAGACATGTACCAATACGTGCGCGTTTCGGCTGACCCCCAGCAGCATATTGAGTGGTTGCAAAAGGATATAGAACTGGGTTTTGAAACCATCTCCTTACACAACGTCAATCGAGAGCAGCAGCAGTTCATTGAAGTTTTTGGTGAGAAAGTTCTGCCTTTTCTCAAATAA
- a CDS encoding anti-sigma factor domain-containing protein produces MTSPPLPDNWRSLLAGYVLDDLTAEEAAQVEQWLEQYPEVATELAALQATWGSLALGPTPVAPPPNLRDRTLAAALAAAAPIAVPTTAEPEPTTSADVLVPSQLPSTAPVVRRRFPWGRVGLACGWAATALALAFTLQENQRLRLALRQTEAVVASFSQPANRLYALAGTEAEPQANARLVVNPADQTALIVTTDLPPLDDDQVYRLWALADSDPVFCGEFNPATAEDTNQWALPDAACGTAPVQMLITAERADDPPVPAGDLVLQSES; encoded by the coding sequence ATGACCTCCCCTCCCCTTCCTGACAATTGGCGCTCGCTGCTGGCGGGGTATGTGCTCGACGACCTCACCGCTGAAGAAGCTGCCCAGGTCGAGCAGTGGCTCGAGCAATATCCCGAAGTGGCGACTGAACTGGCTGCCCTGCAAGCCACCTGGGGCAGCCTTGCCCTTGGGCCAACGCCAGTAGCGCCGCCGCCAAACCTGCGCGATCGCACCCTGGCTGCCGCCCTAGCCGCGGCTGCACCCATCGCCGTGCCCACGACCGCTGAGCCTGAGCCTACAACTTCCGCAGACGTACTCGTTCCAAGCCAGTTGCCCAGCACTGCGCCAGTCGTCCGCCGCCGCTTTCCTTGGGGGCGAGTGGGGCTAGCCTGCGGCTGGGCCGCCACCGCCCTGGCCCTGGCGTTCACCCTGCAAGAAAATCAGCGCCTGCGCCTGGCCCTGCGCCAAACCGAAGCCGTGGTGGCTAGCTTTAGCCAGCCCGCCAACCGCCTCTACGCTCTGGCAGGTACCGAGGCTGAGCCCCAGGCCAACGCCCGCCTGGTGGTCAACCCTGCCGACCAAACCGCGCTAATTGTCACCACCGATCTGCCGCCCCTGGACGACGACCAGGTCTATCGTCTCTGGGCGTTGGCCGACAGCGATCCCGTGTTTTGTGGAGAATTTAACCCGGCTACGGCGGAAGACACCAATCAGTGGGCGCTGCCCGATGCTGCCTGTGGCACTGCTCCAGTGCAGATGTTGATCACGGCCGAGCGGGCGGATGATCCACCGGTGCCAGCGGGGGATTTGGTGTTGCAGAGTGAGTCGTAG
- a CDS encoding dihydroorotase — MTEVPGTGAQLIQQVRVLDAVTQTDQVADVLVQDGMVTEIASSITVIPASADMIDGQGKILLPGLVDLYSHSGEPGHEPRETLESLLAAGQAGGFTRLGILPNTEPAIDHTAMVEKLLARRDSLAAGQSRTIARTNASLPRLYPWGALTQGAQGQQMVELVELSEAPIAGFADGRAIQNPLLVQRLLQYLRPLGKPVALWSCDRTLRDSGVAREGPFSLIYGLVGDPASSETAALAALLECVAEVGTPVHLMRISTGRGVELVRQAKERGLPVTASTTWMHLLWSAKDLHSYDPNLRLSPPLGNPEDKVALIEGVKAGVVDAIAIDHTPHTYEDKTVGFPSAPPGAIGLELALGILWDTFVAQSDWSPLQLVQALSTNPAACWGQTPPTIQAQQPTEMILFDPGTTWTVEPSTLCSLSANTPWLGKEIPGRVLRTWVPSL, encoded by the coding sequence GTGACGGAAGTGCCGGGAACTGGGGCGCAGCTGATTCAGCAGGTGCGGGTGCTGGATGCGGTCACCCAGACGGATCAGGTCGCTGATGTGCTCGTACAGGATGGCATGGTGACAGAGATCGCCTCGTCAATCACCGTCATCCCGGCCAGTGCAGACATGATCGACGGCCAGGGAAAAATTCTCTTGCCGGGTCTGGTGGACCTCTACAGTCACTCAGGGGAGCCGGGCCACGAACCGAGGGAAACCTTGGAATCGCTGCTGGCCGCTGGTCAGGCGGGCGGCTTTACTCGCCTGGGCATTTTGCCGAATACGGAGCCTGCGATCGACCATACGGCGATGGTGGAGAAGCTGCTGGCCCGGCGGGACTCGTTGGCCGCAGGCCAGTCTCGGACTATCGCGCGTACAAATGCTAGTCTGCCTCGCCTGTATCCCTGGGGTGCGCTGACCCAGGGTGCCCAGGGGCAGCAGATGGTGGAGCTGGTGGAGTTGTCCGAGGCTCCGATCGCGGGCTTTGCCGACGGTCGAGCGATTCAGAATCCACTACTGGTGCAGCGGTTGTTGCAGTACCTGCGACCCTTGGGTAAGCCGGTGGCGCTGTGGAGCTGCGATCGCACTCTGCGAGACAGCGGCGTGGCTCGCGAAGGCCCCTTCTCGCTGATCTACGGCCTGGTGGGCGACCCGGCCAGCTCTGAGACCGCCGCTTTGGCCGCGCTGCTGGAATGTGTGGCCGAGGTTGGCACCCCTGTGCACCTAATGCGAATTTCGACCGGGCGCGGGGTCGAACTGGTGCGTCAGGCCAAAGAGCGCGGGCTGCCCGTCACCGCCAGCACCACCTGGATGCACCTGCTGTGGAGCGCTAAGGATTTGCACAGCTATGACCCCAACTTGCGGCTGTCGCCACCGTTGGGAAACCCCGAAGACAAAGTGGCGCTGATTGAGGGAGTGAAGGCGGGGGTAGTGGATGCGATCGCGATCGACCATACGCCGCACACCTACGAAGACAAGACCGTGGGCTTTCCCTCTGCGCCTCCTGGTGCGATCGGCCTAGAGCTAGCGCTAGGGATTCTTTGGGATACCTTTGTGGCCCAGAGCGACTGGTCGCCCCTGCAATTAGTTCAGGCGTTGAGCACAAACCCTGCTGCGTGTTGGGGCCAAACGCCGCCAACTATTCAGGCTCAGCAGCCCACTGAGATGATTTTGTTTGACCCCGGTACTACCTGGACGGTTGAACCCTCAACTCTGTGCTCTTTGTCGGCTAATACTCCCTGGCTGGGGAAAGAGATCCCCGGTCGCGTTCTGCGTACTTGGGTGCCGTCGCTTTAG
- a CDS encoding carotenoid oxygenase family protein — MAPLAPSRSQPATASTSALWAGAIAQPATEFAATTLSVLEGQLPAGLRGTLYRNGPARLERGGTRVGHWFDGDGAVLRVNFDGDCAVANYRYVRSAGYVEEEEAEQCLYRGYGSLPPVSIWQRWQTQMKNAANTSVLALPDRLLTLWEGGLPHRLDIETLETVGLDNLTGLQPSDTFTAHPKRHPRTGEIFSFGIIPGGNATLKLYRCSATGAVEKTGTIPLAGIPLIHDFVLADRYLVFCVSPVRLSPLPALFALSSFSDAFQWQPQQGTQIIVVDADSLEAIALNPVDPWYQWHFGHSYLDFDGSIVFDVVRYPDFTTNQQLKEVASGQVTTTADAQLWQYRIDPKTGKILDQQCLVDRHCEFPVAFGHDETATTYLNVHRTVPTPVGEMFGSIARLDPKTGLTVADAGEGRYPSEPIVVANPVNPQQPWVLTVVYDGTQHRSELWVYEGNELEKGPICRLGLPEVVPHSFHGTWASE; from the coding sequence ATGGCTCCTTTGGCACCGTCGCGATCGCAACCCGCCACCGCATCCACCTCAGCGCTGTGGGCAGGGGCGATCGCTCAACCCGCTACCGAATTCGCCGCTACCACGCTATCCGTCTTGGAGGGGCAGTTGCCCGCTGGTCTGCGGGGCACCCTCTACCGCAATGGTCCGGCTCGCCTAGAGCGCGGCGGCACCCGAGTCGGCCACTGGTTTGACGGCGATGGGGCGGTGCTGCGGGTGAATTTCGACGGCGATTGCGCTGTGGCCAACTACCGCTACGTGCGCTCTGCCGGGTATGTGGAGGAAGAAGAGGCTGAGCAATGTCTCTATCGGGGCTATGGCAGCCTGCCGCCCGTTTCTATCTGGCAGCGGTGGCAGACCCAAATGAAGAATGCGGCCAATACTTCGGTGCTGGCCCTGCCCGATCGCCTCTTGACCCTGTGGGAAGGCGGCCTGCCCCACCGCCTTGATATAGAGACCCTAGAAACCGTTGGCCTAGACAACCTAACGGGACTCCAGCCTAGCGATACCTTCACCGCCCACCCCAAGCGCCACCCTCGCACTGGGGAGATTTTTAGCTTTGGCATTATCCCTGGAGGCAACGCCACCCTCAAGCTCTATCGCTGTAGCGCTACCGGAGCCGTTGAGAAAACCGGCACCATTCCTCTGGCGGGGATTCCACTGATTCACGACTTTGTGCTGGCCGATCGCTACTTGGTGTTTTGCGTGTCGCCTGTGCGCCTTAGCCCGCTGCCTGCGCTGTTTGCGCTGTCTAGCTTCAGCGATGCTTTTCAGTGGCAGCCCCAGCAGGGCACCCAGATCATCGTGGTGGATGCCGACAGTCTAGAGGCAATCGCCCTTAACCCCGTTGACCCCTGGTATCAGTGGCACTTTGGCCACAGCTACCTTGATTTCGACGGCTCGATTGTGTTTGACGTGGTGCGCTACCCCGACTTCACCACCAATCAGCAGCTTAAAGAGGTAGCCTCAGGCCAGGTCACCACCACCGCTGATGCCCAACTCTGGCAGTACCGCATCGACCCCAAAACCGGCAAGATTCTCGACCAGCAGTGTTTGGTCGATCGCCACTGCGAGTTTCCGGTCGCGTTTGGCCACGATGAGACGGCCACCACCTATCTAAATGTGCATCGCACGGTGCCTACTCCAGTGGGGGAGATGTTTGGGTCGATCGCCCGCCTTGATCCTAAAACCGGTCTCACCGTTGCCGATGCCGGAGAGGGCCGCTATCCTTCCGAACCGATCGTCGTCGCTAACCCGGTGAACCCCCAGCAGCCTTGGGTGCTGACTGTGGTCTACGACGGCACTCAACACCGCAGCGAACTGTGGGTTTACGAAGGGAATGAGCTTGAGAAAGGGCCAATCTGTCGGCTAGGGCTGCCGGAGGTAGTGCCCCACAGTTTTCACGGCACCTGGGCAAGTGAGTAA
- a CDS encoding sigma-70 family RNA polymerase sigma factor: MSSPVSDRDLVTRLWAGDTAALAALYDRYSSMVYTLALKMLSNPAEAEDLTQEVFVNFWQRRQYDAERGTVGSYLATNTRSRALDRLRINSGRAVILQRFQRISEASARSPNPVDYATQHEQNQHLRAALDQLPPTEREVLEIAYFQGLTQVEIAAQLGIPLGTVKSRCRQGLLRLRDLLQHQKD, encoded by the coding sequence ATGTCTTCTCCAGTTAGCGATCGCGATCTGGTTACCCGTCTGTGGGCCGGTGATACCGCTGCCCTCGCTGCCCTCTACGACCGCTATTCGTCGATGGTCTATACCCTGGCCCTCAAAATGCTGTCTAACCCTGCTGAGGCCGAAGACCTCACCCAGGAGGTGTTCGTCAATTTTTGGCAGCGGCGACAGTATGACGCCGAGCGGGGCACCGTGGGCAGCTACCTGGCTACTAATACCCGCTCTCGCGCCCTCGATCGCCTGCGGATAAACAGCGGACGGGCGGTAATTTTGCAGCGGTTTCAGCGCATCAGCGAAGCCTCGGCGCGATCGCCCAACCCCGTCGACTACGCCACCCAGCACGAGCAAAATCAGCACCTGCGCGCCGCCCTTGACCAACTCCCCCCTACCGAGCGCGAAGTCCTAGAAATCGCCTATTTTCAAGGCCTCACCCAAGTCGAAATTGCCGCCCAGCTCGGCATTCCCCTAGGCACCGTCAAATCTCGCTGCCGCCAAGGCCTCCTGCGCCTGCGCGATCTCCTCCAGCACCAAAAAGACTAG
- a CDS encoding substrate-binding domain-containing protein, giving the protein MNQFPKPSLAMLALLSALAALPINALRSEPRLLAQVTEKPTPTFTVQESVPPGTTLSIEGSPSMVEINESLGEGFEARYPNTDVVASTSGDDQALQALRSGDVDLAALGRSLSDDEEDPSLTSIPVAREKIAIIVGRDNPFRGDLTFDEFAAIFRGEITNWSQLGGPNVPLRFVDRPVESSTRLALADYEIFQTQPFETGDNAVQIDEDDTAAVVRELGNDGISYAIASEVLRQDAVRPVSLDGTLPDDPRYPYSQPRNYIYQGTPSLPVEAFLGFATNDEGQAAVAEAQQTARANVTVGANKLPGGVALAPDGQFMVRGTEDGQLQWLDADGNLTKTVVADAHRGAVSAVVVSPDGQTVVSSGADGTLRRWDRIGNSLGEPIEGQGGPILALAVSPDGQTLASGSADGTVERWSLADGTRVGEPIAAPGGPVQALHYPVGGQTLITGSRDGNLGVWNADGTAAGQTANAHPEGVTTITSSPDGQVLTTTGGDGSLRNWDRSTLQPRGNTIQAHGDKVSAVGYSPDGSTLATAGADSTLQLWSADGSKQLAEPVQLDEPAASLGYTPAGLLVVGGSDRQVELRNDQGELVSNSNGAGSGKSGGPITGLGDFWQRLRNLPPSAWWMLAVIPALFLLVGIAGSLFGKDDEDDLEADADRGPALGLVPGPDIDFSKVSSQPPADRPVVPPTPLPEVEGVPPEAALVPNGEYLGAVPPGKLEQARIDLAEGRRLMREGRYDNALIYFNQAVEATEVERRKTDATATPAGGINAIAAQAQGERGTALALLGQADDAMDSFNAALRLDASVIDAWIGKGRLLNTMTRYGEALFCFDTALELDPASVPAQLGKGQALIAMGRQSEGQACLDRAAALDSGDSTWELPGVDVAPPEDGVSIDPASLGIGSTSGSGMVVPEYAPPVDYGYDPDVPMELQQMVQGLPSADVEMAGTTIASSFDVPPDLAAEAADLPDRAEDASAIAPSSSPAAPSSVPDGDIPASVSPEVTVSEPMPSTLEEELLSQVRLGNAPPVEAEPMALPMESNSTAAAATMPPLRPAPMPVPPPVPVEPGDYVPPPAEVAGSEDLSGLEGLPPEVVAALASIPPSSPDSFGVVPTSPEPVPEVAGDAAAASWIRLSIDQDGGRFYAVWQIDEGDRDRAKADGGETMTLRLYDVTGRATQAPLPPAVVEQRCRDDFAQDWYLPIPQWDRIYVVEVGYLSAAGDWLAIAQSIEVAAISAA; this is encoded by the coding sequence ATGAATCAGTTCCCTAAGCCGTCTCTGGCCATGCTAGCGCTGCTCAGCGCCCTGGCTGCGCTGCCGATCAATGCGCTCAGGTCTGAGCCTCGGCTGCTGGCTCAGGTGACTGAGAAACCCACACCAACTTTCACCGTGCAAGAGAGCGTCCCGCCCGGCACCACCCTCTCCATCGAGGGATCACCGTCGATGGTGGAGATTAACGAGAGCCTGGGCGAAGGCTTTGAGGCCCGCTACCCCAATACCGATGTGGTGGCTTCAACCAGTGGTGATGATCAGGCGCTCCAGGCGCTGCGGAGCGGCGACGTGGACTTGGCGGCTCTGGGGCGATCGCTCAGTGACGACGAGGAAGACCCGAGCCTGACGTCAATTCCGGTGGCGCGAGAAAAAATTGCCATTATCGTGGGGCGCGACAACCCGTTTCGAGGTGATTTGACCTTTGATGAGTTTGCCGCCATTTTTCGCGGCGAAATCACCAACTGGTCGCAGCTGGGTGGCCCCAATGTGCCGCTGCGGTTTGTCGATCGCCCCGTTGAAAGCTCTACCCGTTTGGCCCTAGCCGACTACGAAATCTTTCAAACTCAGCCCTTTGAGACCGGCGACAACGCCGTGCAAATAGACGAGGATGACACCGCTGCGGTGGTGCGTGAGCTGGGCAACGACGGCATTAGCTATGCGATCGCCTCTGAAGTGCTAAGACAAGACGCCGTGCGCCCGGTGAGCCTAGATGGCACCCTACCCGACGATCCCCGCTATCCCTATTCCCAACCCCGCAACTACATCTATCAGGGTACGCCGAGCCTGCCCGTAGAGGCATTTTTGGGCTTTGCCACCAACGACGAAGGCCAGGCGGCCGTGGCCGAGGCGCAGCAAACCGCCCGCGCCAATGTCACCGTGGGAGCCAATAAACTGCCCGGCGGCGTGGCCCTAGCCCCCGATGGCCAGTTCATGGTGCGCGGCACTGAAGACGGCCAGCTGCAATGGCTGGATGCTGACGGCAATCTTACAAAAACAGTGGTAGCCGATGCCCATCGAGGGGCTGTATCGGCTGTAGTTGTCAGCCCTGATGGCCAAACCGTTGTCTCTAGCGGAGCCGATGGTACCCTGCGCCGGTGGGATCGCATTGGCAACTCGCTCGGCGAGCCGATCGAAGGGCAGGGCGGCCCAATCTTGGCCCTGGCCGTCAGCCCTGACGGTCAAACCTTGGCTAGTGGCAGCGCCGATGGCACCGTAGAGCGCTGGTCGCTGGCCGATGGCACCCGTGTGGGTGAACCCATTGCTGCCCCCGGTGGGCCGGTGCAGGCTCTCCACTATCCGGTAGGTGGTCAAACGCTGATTACGGGCAGCCGCGACGGTAACCTGGGCGTTTGGAATGCGGATGGCACAGCTGCGGGCCAAACCGCTAACGCCCACCCCGAGGGCGTAACCACCATTACCAGCAGCCCCGATGGCCAGGTCTTAACTACCACGGGCGGCGACGGCAGCCTGCGAAACTGGGATCGCTCCACTCTTCAGCCCAGAGGAAATACCATTCAAGCCCATGGCGATAAGGTGAGCGCTGTGGGCTACAGCCCCGACGGCAGCACTCTAGCTACCGCCGGGGCCGACAGCACCCTCCAGCTGTGGTCGGCGGATGGAAGCAAGCAGCTGGCGGAACCGGTGCAGCTCGATGAGCCTGCGGCTTCCCTGGGGTATACCCCAGCGGGGCTGCTGGTGGTGGGAGGGAGCGATCGCCAGGTTGAGCTCCGCAATGACCAGGGCGAGCTGGTGTCTAACAGTAACGGGGCTGGCTCAGGAAAATCCGGCGGTCCCATCACTGGTTTGGGTGATTTCTGGCAGCGCCTGCGAAACTTGCCTCCCAGCGCTTGGTGGATGCTGGCCGTGATTCCGGCACTGTTTCTGCTGGTTGGCATTGCGGGGTCACTATTTGGCAAAGACGACGAGGATGACCTAGAGGCCGACGCCGATCGCGGCCCGGCGTTGGGTCTCGTGCCTGGTCCAGATATCGATTTTTCTAAGGTAAGTAGCCAGCCCCCGGCAGACAGGCCAGTGGTTCCCCCAACCCCCCTGCCCGAAGTAGAGGGAGTGCCCCCCGAGGCCGCACTCGTGCCCAACGGCGAATATCTAGGAGCAGTGCCGCCCGGCAAACTAGAGCAGGCCCGCATCGACCTGGCTGAGGGCCGCCGCCTGATGCGCGAGGGCCGTTACGACAACGCTCTAATCTATTTCAATCAGGCTGTAGAAGCTACCGAAGTAGAGCGCCGCAAGACCGACGCTACCGCGACACCAGCCGGAGGCATCAACGCCATCGCTGCCCAAGCCCAGGGCGAGCGGGGAACTGCCCTAGCGCTTCTCGGGCAGGCCGACGACGCGATGGATAGCTTTAACGCAGCGCTGCGGCTCGACGCCAGCGTTATCGACGCCTGGATTGGCAAAGGCCGGTTGCTCAACACCATGACCCGCTACGGAGAAGCTCTCTTCTGCTTTGACACCGCCCTAGAACTCGACCCAGCGTCGGTGCCGGCTCAGCTGGGCAAGGGGCAAGCGCTCATAGCGATGGGGCGCCAGAGTGAGGGACAAGCCTGCCTCGATCGGGCCGCTGCCTTGGATAGCGGCGATTCTACCTGGGAGCTACCTGGGGTGGATGTTGCCCCACCTGAAGACGGGGTATCTATCGACCCAGCGTCTTTAGGGATTGGCAGCACCTCTGGGTCTGGAATGGTGGTGCCTGAATATGCGCCTCCGGTAGACTATGGCTACGACCCCGACGTGCCCATGGAGCTACAGCAGATGGTGCAGGGGCTGCCCTCCGCCGATGTGGAAATGGCCGGGACTACGATCGCCAGCAGCTTTGATGTACCCCCTGACTTAGCGGCAGAGGCGGCTGATTTGCCCGATCGCGCCGAAGATGCCAGCGCGATCGCCCCTAGCTCGTCGCCTGCTGCCCCTAGCTCTGTTCCCGATGGTGATATCCCAGCGTCGGTTTCCCCCGAGGTCACGGTGTCAGAGCCGATGCCCAGCACCTTGGAGGAAGAACTGCTCAGCCAGGTGCGGTTAGGGAATGCCCCTCCCGTTGAGGCCGAACCCATGGCGCTGCCAATGGAAAGCAACAGTACTGCCGCTGCTGCAACAATGCCGCCCCTGCGACCGGCCCCCATGCCGGTGCCGCCGCCGGTGCCCGTGGAGCCGGGCGACTATGTGCCACCCCCAGCGGAGGTGGCGGGGAGCGAGGATCTGTCTGGGCTGGAGGGGCTGCCGCCCGAGGTTGTGGCGGCGTTAGCCAGCATTCCGCCCAGCTCGCCCGACAGCTTTGGAGTGGTGCCTACTAGCCCTGAGCCGGTGCCAGAGGTCGCTGGCGATGCCGCTGCCGCCAGCTGGATTCGCCTATCCATTGACCAGGATGGGGGACGGTTCTACGCGGTGTGGCAAATCGATGAGGGCGATCGCGACCGGGCCAAAGCCGATGGCGGTGAAACCATGACCCTGCGCCTCTACGATGTCACCGGTCGGGCCACCCAAGCGCCGTTGCCCCCAGCGGTAGTGGAGCAGCGCTGCCGCGACGACTTTGCCCAAGACTGGTACCTGCCGATTCCCCAGTGGGATCGCATCTATGTGGTTGAGGTGGGTTATTTAAGTGCGGCTGGTGACTGGCTGGCGATCGCGCAATCGATTGAGGTAGCGGCGATTTCTGCCGCTTGA
- a CDS encoding DUF4439 domain-containing protein — protein MNHDFMSDDLASPKAGVSRRRVMVGGTIAGLVGTLGFSALTKSAAQAESLSAQNRNRGGIRGRAAANDAAILNGALYYEHQAIWAYGAAAEGLSDTDVGKAVLAIALANQADHMVHRDLLVQVVSDLGGTPVMAEDSYDLSAYLERGDGGLDSDVNIAKLALALETDAAIAYASEVARLRTPDLITAGASIAAAEAAHATTIRAAFISLGVEIPFVPAPFVSADTREQWVLKV, from the coding sequence ATGAATCATGATTTCATGTCTGACGATCTAGCTTCCCCCAAAGCAGGGGTTTCTCGTCGTCGGGTTATGGTTGGCGGCACGATCGCGGGTCTAGTTGGCACCCTCGGTTTCTCTGCCTTAACCAAGAGTGCAGCCCAGGCCGAGAGCCTTAGCGCGCAGAACCGCAACAGAGGGGGAATCCGCGGCAGAGCAGCCGCTAACGACGCTGCAATTCTCAATGGGGCTCTCTATTACGAGCATCAGGCTATTTGGGCCTATGGAGCTGCTGCCGAGGGTCTCAGCGATACCGACGTGGGCAAAGCCGTGCTGGCGATCGCCCTGGCCAACCAGGCCGACCACATGGTTCACCGCGATTTACTCGTTCAAGTTGTGAGCGACCTGGGCGGCACCCCCGTCATGGCCGAAGATAGCTACGACCTGTCGGCCTATCTGGAGCGGGGCGACGGCGGCCTCGACTCTGATGTCAACATCGCCAAGCTGGCCCTGGCCCTCGAAACCGATGCCGCGATCGCCTACGCCAGTGAGGTCGCCCGGCTCAGAACCCCCGATCTGATTACCGCTGGGGCATCCATTGCCGCTGCTGAAGCAGCTCACGCTACCACCATTCGCGCCGCCTTCATTTCGCTAGGGGTCGAGATTCCCTTCGTGCCTGCCCCCTTTGTCAGCGCCGACACCCGCGAACAGTGGGTGCTCAAGGTGTGA